The Bradyrhizobium oligotrophicum S58 genome contains the following window.
GACATGGCCCTGGCCGGCGAACTGCGCGATCATCAACTGCGTTTCGGGCGACTGCTCCGGAAACGACGGCACCTGCCGTTTTCCGTACACCGTGCCATGCTGATAGGACACCATCGGCGGCATCTTGTCGTGCTCCTCGGGCACCGCGAGCAGGCCGGTTGCGGTGATCGGCTTGTTGCCGCGCTCGGGGACGACGGAGGAATAGGTGACGCGATAGAGCAGGGCGGCCGTGCGCGCCGGCGTGTAGGTGACCGGGACACCGGAGAATTTCGGCGTGTCGACCGTCAGGATCGTGTTCAACCGCGCGACGTCCCAACGCGCGAGATACTCATAGCTGACGTCGGAGGAGACGCGAACCGGGCCCTTGCCCTGGGCGCTGCCGACTGCGGGCCAAATGGTGCAGACGAGGAGCGCGATGAGAATTCGGTGGCGAAACATGGGGACTCCCGCGGTTGCTGCTGCTGGTTGTATCGGCGCCAAGCGCTACAGGCTGCGCGTAAACAATCGGTGCGACCGCGGCCGGCTGGGCTCGAGCCGCTGCGCTTAAGCCTTCTTCAAGCCTCCCCGCTTATTGCTTGACCAGAAGTGCGCCCGTGCAGGCGCGGAGCGCGAGGTCGATATGGTCGACACATCTCCAGGCGCTGCGATCCCATCGCAGCAGCGTGCCGTCCCGGCCAGCCTGTTTGCCGTGTGCTTCGTGCTCGCCTGCGTCAATGCCGCGTTCTTCCCCGCGGGCCTGTTGTCCGGCATCTGGATCTGGCGTCCGGACGGCCTCGGTATTCCCACCGACTTCGTCAACGTCTGGGCTGCCGGCAAGCTCGCCTTGCAGGGCCATCCGGCCCTGGCCTGGGATTGGGACGTGCAGCGTCAGGTCGAGCTCGACCTGCTGCAGCAGGATTTCCCTGGTTACTTCGCTTGGCACTATCCGCCGCCGTTCCTGTTCGTCGCGGCCTTTCTTGCGCAGTTTCCCTACGCGCTCGCCTTCGCCGCCTGGGCGTATGCGAGCTTCATCCCGTATGCGCTGGTCATGCGCGCCATCGTCGGCCGCGGCTTCGGCCTGTTGCTCGCCGCCGGGTTTCCGGCGCTGTTCTCGAACGTGCTGGTCGGGCAGAACGGATGTCTGACCGCGGCGCTCGTCGGCGGCACGCTGTATCTGTTGCCGGTGCGTCCGGTATTGGCAGGGATCTGTCTCGGGCTGCTGACCTACAAGCCGCAATACGGCCTGCTGTTTCCGATCGTGCTGATCGCTTCCCCGCGCTGGACGGCGTTCGTATCTGCGAGCATCACCGCTCTCGTGCTGGTGCTGACGTCGTGGCTCGCCTTCGGCATCGAGAGCTGGCACGCCTTCTTTCACTGGCTGCCGACGTTCTCGCAGGCCTTCCTCACCGAAGGCAAGGCGACCTGGTGGAAGCTGCAGAGCCTGTTCGCGCTGGTGCGCTATTTCGGCGGCTCCGAAGCGCTCGGCTGGACCTTTCAGTGGGTGCTGACCGCGGCCGTCGCTGTGGTGCTGGTGACGCTGTGGCGCAGCCCGGTGCGCTACTCGCTCAAGGCTGCAGCGCTCGCCGTCGGGCTTCTGCTGACGACGCCCTATCTGTTCATGTACGACATGACGGTGCAGGCGATCGCCGTGGCGTGGCTGGTCAGGCTCGGCCTCAACGAGGGCTTCCGCCGCTACGAGTTGCCCGCGCTCGGCTGCATCGCGGCGCTGCAGATCACGTTCATGATGACCGGCATTCCGCTCGGCCTGGCGGCCAATCTGATGGTCGGCGGGCTCGTGCTCGCCCGGGCCGGATCATGGTGGCGGCGGCAACCATCGCCTTCGGAATCCGCGCTCGCAACGGCTTGAGGGGCAGGTCCTAACGACCAAGCCATGATTCCCCTTGTCTTCTTTCCTGAACAAGTGTTCAGTTCTTCCAAGCGATTTGCGAGGACAATCCTCCAAAAACACTGAACCAGCGTTCGCCGGGGCTGCCTGGACGGGCGCGTCCGGGACGAGAAACGCCATGGTTTATCGGCGAACCCATCAGGTGGTGAAGCGGCTGGCCGCCCGCCGGAGTGCGATTCTGGCCGCCGCCCGCGACACCGCCGCCGAGGGCGGCATGTCGGCCGTCCAGATCGCGCCGGTCGCGATCCGCGCCAATGTCGCCGCCGGAACGGTCTACCGCTATTTCCCATCGAAGGCCGATCTCATCTCCGAACTGATCGCCGAGGTGTCGCGCGATGAGCTGGCCGCCGTCCGGCGTGCCGCCGACGCAGCACCCGGCCCGTCCTCGGCCCTGGCCGCCGCCGTCTCCACCGTCGCCGTCCACGTCCTGTCGCAGCGCAAGCTCGCCTGGGGCATTCTGGCCGAGCCGGTCGACGTCGACGTGACGGCATCGCGCATCGCCAGCCGCCGCGACATCGTCGGCGAGATCGCCTCGCGGATCGATGCGGCGGTGCGCGCCGGCCATCTTCCGGCACAGGATACCCAGCTGGCGGCGACCGCGCTGCTCGGCGCGCTGCACGAAGCGCTGGTGGGCCCGCTCGCGACCGACACGCTCGACGATCCCGCGAGGCTGCGGGACACGGTCCAGGCCGTCACCTTGCTGGCGCTGCGCGCGGTTGGCGTGATGGATGCGCGCGCCCGCGGTCTGGTCGTGCAGGCCGTGCTGCCGGTCAAGAGCCTGGTCGGCGCTTAGCCGGACCACGGGCTGCGGCTTAAGCAAGCCTTCACGCCGCGCGGTGATCGTGGGAGCGGCGTGCCCCCGGGGCCGCCTTTGCCCCGGTGTCCAGGTATTCCCTCGATCTATGTCCTCCGCACGCAACCATCTGGCCGCGCTGCCCGTGATCGCCGGATCGGCGTTGGCCGGCGCCATCTATGCCTACTCCGCCGGTGAAGACATCAACTGGGACTGGCAGAACTATCACGACTACGCGGGCTTCGCCCTCGTGCACGGCCGCTTCGATGTCGACGTCGCGCCCGGCGGCTTCCAGAGCTTTCTCAACCCGCTCATCTACCTGCTGCCCTATGGGATGCGCCACGGGCTCGGCGCGCAGTGGTGGGGGATTGCGCTCGGTGCGCTGCACGGGCTCAATCTCGCGCTTGTGTGGTGGGTGAGCCGGGTGCTGCTCGGGCGAGCGGCCGGCGCCGTCACGCTCAGCGCAACTCTCATCATCGCGGCGCTGAGCCCGATGGCCTTGTCCGAGGTCGGCACCAGCTTTGCCGATATCCTGACCGCGATGCCGATCCTGGCGGGTGTCGCTCTGATGTTCAGTGATGACGACGATCGCGGCCGACGATTTGTGTTGGCCGGCCTCCTGGTCGGCGCCGCCACCGGGTTGAAGCTCACCAATGCCACCTTCCTGGTCGGTGCCGGCGTCTCGCTGCTGCTGGTCGCGCGGCCGCTGCGCGCAATCCTTGGCTTTGGCACGGGCAGCGCGCTGGCTTTGATCGTCACCGCAGGGCCGTGGGCGCTGAAGATGGCGCGCGACTACGGCAGTCCGCTCTATCCGTTCTACAATACGATCTTCCGTTCACCCGAGGCGCCGCTGGTCTCGATCGCCGATACGCGCTTCATGCCGTCGGGACTGATCGATGCGCTCGCTTTTCCGTTCTATTGGGTGATCGGCGAGCATCCCTCGTCGGAATGGCCGTTCCGCGATCCGCGTTTCGCCGTCGTCATCGTGCTGCTGATCGCGCTGGTCGTCTCCGGCCTGTGGCAGAGGCGCGAGGTGCTGCCGCTGCGCGACCGGCGTCTCATCCTCTTCTTCTCGACCAGCTACATCCTGTGGCTGCTGGCCTTCTCGATCCAGCGCTATCTGATTGCGCTCGAACTGTTGTCGGCGCCGCTGATCGTGTTGTTGCTGATCCGGCTGATGGACGCTTGGCGTGGACCCACCGTGCCGTTCGGTCCACCGACGCGACGCGTGCAGGCCGTGACCATTCTCGCTGCGCTCGCGGTCGCGCTTGGGTCGCAGCCGAGCGACTGGATGCGGCGGTCGTGGTCCGATCCCTATCGGCCGCAACTCGCGCAGGCCCTGCGCGAGCCGGCGACATTCCTGCTGCTGCAGAAGCCGCTCGGCTACGTCACATCGTTGCTGCCGGCGGGCTCGCGCGTCTATCAGTTGTCCGAGCTCGTCGTTCCGATCGTGCCCGCTGGTGTGCTAGACCGCCGCATCCGCAAAGGCCTCGCCGAGCCGCTGCCCGGCGGCGTCTGGGCGCTGTATTTTGCCGATAGCCCGGCCGACAATCCGCCGCGGCTCGAAATGCTTGCCGACTACGATCTCAGAATCGATGACTCCAGCGCTTGTGAGCGCATCCCAGGCGCAGACGGCACCGACATCATGGCCTGTCCGGTGATCTCTGCATCATCAGCTGCGGCCTCGACCGCAGGCCTGACGCCTGATCGGGGCGATAACTGATCCGCGTCAGAGATGTGCCTCGGCGGATGGTCCGACATAGGCGATGCGCACCATGTTGGTCGTGCCGGGCGTGCCGAGCGGAACGCCCGCGACGACGATGACGCGCTGGCCGGCGCGCACGAAGCCGTCGCGGAATGCGATCGAGCCGGCGCGCTCGACCATGTCGTCCTGGTCGCGGGCGTCGTCGGCGACCACGCAATGCACGCCCCACACGACCGACAAGCGGCGTCCCGTCGCCAGATTCGGGGTGATGGCGACCACGGGCGGCTTCGGCCGTTCACGCGCGACGCGGATCGCGGTCGAGCCGGATGAGGTCCAGCAGATGATCGTGGGCAGATCGAGATTTTCGGCGATGCGGCGCGCCGCTTCCGCGATGGCATCGCCTGCGGTCGATTCCGGCTCGGGGCGCTGGGCCGCGATCACCGAGCGGTAGACCACGTCGCGTTCGACCTCCTCGCCGATCCGGTTCATGGTCGAGACCGCCTCGACCGGATATTTGCCGGCCGCCGACTCCGCCGATAGCATGATGGCGTCGGCGCCCTCATAGACGGCGGTGGCGACGTCGGAGACCTCGGCACGCGTCGGCACCGGCGACTGGATCATCGATTCCAGCATCTGGGTCGCGACCACAACCGGCTTGCCAGCGCGGCGCGCCATCCGCGTCATCAGCTTCTGCAGGCCCGGCACGCGCTCCAGCGGCAGCTCGACGCCGAGATCGCCGCGCGCCACCATCAGGGCGTCGGAGACGTCGATGATGTCGTTCAGCCGGTCGATCGCCTGCGGCTTCTCGATCTTGGACATCACGGCCGCGCGGCCGCGGATGATCTTCTTGGCCTCCAGCACGTCGTCGGCGCGCTGAACGAAGGACAGCGCGATCCAATCGATGCCGATGGTCAAGGCCGCTTCGAGGTCGGCGCGGTCCTTCGGCGTCATCGCCGAGACCGGCAGATCCGTGTCGGGCAGGCTGACACCCTTGCGGTCGGACATCTTGCCGCCGATCACGACCCGCGTAACGGCGCGGGTCGGCGAGGTCTCCTCGGCGATCAGGCGGACCTTGCCGTCATCGAGCAGCAATGCGTGGCCGGGCTGCAGGGCGGCCAGGATCTCGGGATGCGGCAGGTACACCCGCGTCGCGTCGCCGGGCGTCTTGTCGGAATCCAGCACGAAGCTCTGGCCGTTGTTCAACTGGACCGGACCGTCCGCGAAGGTGCCGACCCGCAGCTTCGGGCCCTGCAGATCGACGAGAATGCCGATCGGCCGGCCATAGCTCGCTTCGACGCTGCGGATCGTGGCCACCAGCTCCCGCAGCTTGTCGTGCGGGGTGTGGCTCATGTTGATCCTGAAAATGTCGGCTCCGGCTTCGAACAGCTTGCGAATCATCGCGCTGTCCGAGGAAGCGGGACCGAGCGTGGCGAGGATCTTGATGCGGCGCAGACGCCTCATGGCTTGGGCGCTTGACCGGAGGGCAGGCTTGGCGCGCCCGCGGGCGGCGCCCCCTGCGGACCATTGGGCATGCCCGGCACATTGCCGCCGGGACCGAACGTCCCGGGAATGCCAGGCACACGTTGCTGCGCCGGCTGCTCATTGGCCTCTGTCAGCTGCACCGTCCAGGCGCGCTGGTCGCCGGTGTCGACCTCGAAGAAGCCGGTGCGATCAAAGCCGCGGGCCAGGCAATTGTCGGTGCCCTTGATGGTGAATTCCTTGTCGCGCGAGCACATGAAGGCCTGCCCGGACCATTCGCCGCCGCGGTCATAGTCGAGCGCGTAAATGTAATAATAGCGTGCGACCAGCGTGCCCTTGAGCAGGGTTTCGCAGCTGCGTGACGACACGTTCCACCAGCCCTCGGTGGTCCAGCCCTCGGCATCCTTGTAGCCAAGCGCGATCCCGACCCGGCTGGAGGTGTTGTTGCAGAGCCGGAAGTCGGCCGCCGCAGGGCTGGACGACAGGCACAGCGCGGCCAGTCCAAGCAGCGAAAGCAGTCCGAAACCTGGAGGATGAGGAATGCGATGCAGGACGGAGGAGGTTTTGGCGATCATTGCGGGACGCTATATCAAACGTTGAATGATGTCGCGTGACTTGGCCGCGGCCGTCGATGGCGAGGCGATGTCGTGGCGACGGCGGGTGCGGTCGATCTCCTCGCGCCGGTGACGGTGCTGCGATATGGCCAAACCTGCGACCAAGCCGCATTATATAGCAGACATCCGTCACGCCGCGGAACAGGGAACGAAAGAGATGACGATGGACAGCACCACCCGGACCGAACTCGAAGCTGCCGCCTTCCGCAGGCTGGTCGAGCATCTGCGGACGAGAACCGACGTTCAGAACATCGACCTGATGAATCTGGCCGGGTTCTGCCGCAACTGCCTGTCCAACTGGCTGAAGGACGCAGCCGAGGCCAAGGGCGCGCCGATGACCCGGGATGAGAGCCGCGAGGCGGTCTACGGCATGCCCTACGAGGAGTGGAAGACCAGGTATCAGCGCGAGGCCAGCGCCGAGCAGCTCGAAACCATGAAGAAGGTGCACCCCGGTCACTGAGTCCGGCTAAGACGTGGCGATCGGGATGTGAGCTTCCCGGCCGCTTCTGCCGAGGCCGCTGCGGCTCCGGGGGCCTGCGAATCGGGCGCTGCGCCGGATGACGACCGGAACGCAAGCCGCGCGGTTGGCCTGCGTGCGCTTCAGGTCACGCAGGCCAACAACATGTGGGCGCTCTGTGGATGAGGGGCGATGTTGCCTTGACGCAGAGCACGCCAGATTTGAGGGTCGCGGCCAACACGCGCGCCGCCTCGGCGCCGTCATTGGACACACCAGTTCCACTCAGGAGTATCAGATGGTCCCCCCCGCAGCCGCGAAGGACGACGACTCGCCCGCGACCCGCTTTGCCGTAGATCAGCTCAAGTCGATCATCGAGCGCATCGAGCGGCTGGAGGAGGAGAAGAAGGCCATCTCCGAAGACATCAAGGACGTCTATGCCGAGAGCAAGGGCAACGGCTTCGATGTCAAGGCGCTGCGCACCATCATCCGGCTGCGCAAGCAGGACCCGAACGAGCGCCAGGAAGAGGAAAGCATCCTCGAGACCTACATGCAGGCGCTCGGAATGCTCTGAGCCGACGGCGTCTGCTTCCGATTTCTTCGAAACGTCAGATGTCCCCGAATTCAATCGACGGGGACATCTGCGTTCTGGGAGCAGGACCGGAGGGGAGGACGCCGGCGCTGGTCAGCGCAAGGCTGCCGCGCGCATCGTGAAGGATTTGGTTTCGAGCTTGATGATCGCCGGGCCGGTGAACTGGTCGTAGCTCAATCCCGGCGACGGATCGGCGGCGAAGCTCATCGCCAGTGCGATCTGCGGCTTGACGAAATAGCTGCGCATCACGGTCAGATCCGGGTCGCCCATTTTCGTGACCGACATGGATGACGAAGCACTCGGCGTCAGCATGATGGCCCGCATCCAGGTCGAATCCGGGCCTTTGGCGGCCGAGAGCCGCGTTGCCATCGTGATCAGACCATCCTGGCTCTGTCCGCTCTTGGCGGCCGGCGAGGCCGTCTCCGGGGCCGGCGCCGCGCTGCGGGCCGCTGGACGGGAATTCCGCACCGGGATCGGGGCTGTGCTGTTGGCGCGATCGATCGGCGACGAGGCCGGCGGCGCGAAGGCCATCGCCTGCATCAGGCTTGCGGTCTGCGGTTGATCGATCGACGACAGCGCGCGGCGCGCCGTGATCGCGGCGACCTGCTCGGGCGTGGCTTGCTTGGGCGTGGCGGGGTTGTCGCCCCAGAAGCCGCGCGAATTGATGATGTCGGCGACGCTCTGCGGGCCGCCGTCGCGGGACGCGCCGGCGATGGCACTCGTGGTCTCGGACTTGGCAGCCACCGGCTGCGCAACCTGCGAATCGGCCGACGCCAGCTGCAAGGCGTTGGCGATCTTGCCACGGGCGGTCGGCGGCTTGTTGTCCGCCGAGCGGTCGGCGCTGCGGCTGTCCTTGTCCGACGGCTTGTCGGCGGTCTTGTTGTCTGGAGTCTTGGCGCTGAGCGCGGCGGTCTGGATCGGCTTGGTGTCGGCCTTGCTCTCGCTTTCGCCCGCCTCGTCGTCATCCTCGCTCGGACGTCCGCGGAACAGGCGTGCAAACAGGTTGGACTGGCCAGACGAGGCGTCATCACCGGTGCCGCGCTTCTCGACCTCGGCCTTGGCCAGCTCATAGCCCTTGAGCGGCACGCCGTTGCTCGGAACATGCACGGTCTTGCCGTCCGGGAACACCCGCGCGAGCTGGTCGGCCGTCATCCGCGGCCAGTGCCGGATGTTGCCGGTGTCGAGATGCACGAAGGGCGAGCCGGATGTCGGGTAGAAGCCGACGCCGCCGCGCTGCAGGCGCAGGCCGGCATAACGGATCTGCTCGAGCGGCACATTGGGGATGTAGAAGTCCATCGCATGGCCCAGCATGTGCTGGCTGTGGCGGGCCACCCCGGTATGCGCCGAACGCCGCCGCAGCATCGAATTGGTGGCGGGGGAGCGATACGACGAGATGATCTGGATCGGCTGCTTGCCGTCGACGTCGCGATAGACTTCCCAAAGGATGTCGAACAGGCGGCGGTCCATGACCGTCTCATCCTGAGTGCGCCAGTCGCGCAGGAAATGGTTGAGCTTCTTCAGCGCGTCTTCGTCGTAGCGGCCTTCGCGCTTGAAGGTGACCGTCAGGTCTTCGCCGGAATGGGTGTGGTGGAAGGAGAGTGTGCGGTTTTCGTTCAGGGCCTCGGCGTCGCGCACCGTACCCGCTCCCAGCAGCAGGAGCAGTGATGCCAGACCGTAGCGGCATACAGCATTCCATCCCGACCTGGGCAGAGAACGCGATTGGCGCGCGAAACCAGACAGCAAGATGCAGCCCACCCCGTCGACGAGCGTTTACTCGAATACCCTCTTGCGGCCCGTCCGGCGGAAGAGAGAGGAAACGCTTACCTAAGGCGGGATGGTTAAGGGATACTGACCGGCCCGCCCCCCAATTACCCTTAACATATACTCTTGAGTGTGGCGAAAAAGTGCCATCGAATCCTGGTTGATCATTGTGGTTAACCAAAACCAAAAAACCTCGCCGAAGGTGTCACCTTCGACGAGGTCTTTGATCTCAAATCAGAATTTTAGGGCCGGGGACCAGACCGATCAGCGGGTGAAGACCCGCCGCGACGGGCGGCCGACCGGCGCCGGCGGGGTCGGCTGACCACCGCCGCCGAACAGGCGTTCGAAGAA
Protein-coding sequences here:
- a CDS encoding glycosyltransferase family 87 protein produces the protein MVDTSPGAAIPSQQRAVPASLFAVCFVLACVNAAFFPAGLLSGIWIWRPDGLGIPTDFVNVWAAGKLALQGHPALAWDWDVQRQVELDLLQQDFPGYFAWHYPPPFLFVAAFLAQFPYALAFAAWAYASFIPYALVMRAIVGRGFGLLLAAGFPALFSNVLVGQNGCLTAALVGGTLYLLPVRPVLAGICLGLLTYKPQYGLLFPIVLIASPRWTAFVSASITALVLVLTSWLAFGIESWHAFFHWLPTFSQAFLTEGKATWWKLQSLFALVRYFGGSEALGWTFQWVLTAAVAVVLVTLWRSPVRYSLKAAALAVGLLLTTPYLFMYDMTVQAIAVAWLVRLGLNEGFRRYELPALGCIAALQITFMMTGIPLGLAANLMVGGLVLARAGSWWRRQPSPSESALATA
- a CDS encoding TetR/AcrR family transcriptional regulator; translation: MVYRRTHQVVKRLAARRSAILAAARDTAAEGGMSAVQIAPVAIRANVAAGTVYRYFPSKADLISELIAEVSRDELAAVRRAADAAPGPSSALAAAVSTVAVHVLSQRKLAWGILAEPVDVDVTASRIASRRDIVGEIASRIDAAVRAGHLPAQDTQLAATALLGALHEALVGPLATDTLDDPARLRDTVQAVTLLALRAVGVMDARARGLVVQAVLPVKSLVGA
- a CDS encoding glycosyltransferase family 87 protein, which gives rise to MSSARNHLAALPVIAGSALAGAIYAYSAGEDINWDWQNYHDYAGFALVHGRFDVDVAPGGFQSFLNPLIYLLPYGMRHGLGAQWWGIALGALHGLNLALVWWVSRVLLGRAAGAVTLSATLIIAALSPMALSEVGTSFADILTAMPILAGVALMFSDDDDRGRRFVLAGLLVGAATGLKLTNATFLVGAGVSLLLVARPLRAILGFGTGSALALIVTAGPWALKMARDYGSPLYPFYNTIFRSPEAPLVSIADTRFMPSGLIDALAFPFYWVIGEHPSSEWPFRDPRFAVVIVLLIALVVSGLWQRREVLPLRDRRLILFFSTSYILWLLAFSIQRYLIALELLSAPLIVLLLIRLMDAWRGPTVPFGPPTRRVQAVTILAALAVALGSQPSDWMRRSWSDPYRPQLAQALREPATFLLLQKPLGYVTSLLPAGSRVYQLSELVVPIVPAGVLDRRIRKGLAEPLPGGVWALYFADSPADNPPRLEMLADYDLRIDDSSACERIPGADGTDIMACPVISASSAAASTAGLTPDRGDN
- the pyk gene encoding pyruvate kinase, translating into MRRLRRIKILATLGPASSDSAMIRKLFEAGADIFRINMSHTPHDKLRELVATIRSVEASYGRPIGILVDLQGPKLRVGTFADGPVQLNNGQSFVLDSDKTPGDATRVYLPHPEILAALQPGHALLLDDGKVRLIAEETSPTRAVTRVVIGGKMSDRKGVSLPDTDLPVSAMTPKDRADLEAALTIGIDWIALSFVQRADDVLEAKKIIRGRAAVMSKIEKPQAIDRLNDIIDVSDALMVARGDLGVELPLERVPGLQKLMTRMARRAGKPVVVATQMLESMIQSPVPTRAEVSDVATAVYEGADAIMLSAESAAGKYPVEAVSTMNRIGEEVERDVVYRSVIAAQRPEPESTAGDAIAEAARRIAENLDLPTIICWTSSGSTAIRVARERPKPPVVAITPNLATGRRLSVVWGVHCVVADDARDQDDMVERAGSIAFRDGFVRAGQRVIVVAGVPLGTPGTTNMVRIAYVGPSAEAHL
- a CDS encoding DUF1036 domain-containing protein — protein: MIAKTSSVLHRIPHPPGFGLLSLLGLAALCLSSSPAAADFRLCNNTSSRVGIALGYKDAEGWTTEGWWNVSSRSCETLLKGTLVARYYYIYALDYDRGGEWSGQAFMCSRDKEFTIKGTDNCLARGFDRTGFFEVDTGDQRAWTVQLTEANEQPAQQRVPGIPGTFGPGGNVPGMPNGPQGAPPAGAPSLPSGQAPKP
- a CDS encoding DUF1244 domain-containing protein; translation: MTMDSTTRTELEAAAFRRLVEHLRTRTDVQNIDLMNLAGFCRNCLSNWLKDAAEAKGAPMTRDESREAVYGMPYEEWKTRYQREASAEQLETMKKVHPGH
- a CDS encoding DUF2312 domain-containing protein produces the protein MVPPAAAKDDDSPATRFAVDQLKSIIERIERLEEEKKAISEDIKDVYAESKGNGFDVKALRTIIRLRKQDPNERQEEESILETYMQALGML
- a CDS encoding DUF882 domain-containing protein; protein product: MLSGFARQSRSLPRSGWNAVCRYGLASLLLLLGAGTVRDAEALNENRTLSFHHTHSGEDLTVTFKREGRYDEDALKKLNHFLRDWRTQDETVMDRRLFDILWEVYRDVDGKQPIQIISSYRSPATNSMLRRRSAHTGVARHSQHMLGHAMDFYIPNVPLEQIRYAGLRLQRGGVGFYPTSGSPFVHLDTGNIRHWPRMTADQLARVFPDGKTVHVPSNGVPLKGYELAKAEVEKRGTGDDASSGQSNLFARLFRGRPSEDDDEAGESESKADTKPIQTAALSAKTPDNKTADKPSDKDSRSADRSADNKPPTARGKIANALQLASADSQVAQPVAAKSETTSAIAGASRDGGPQSVADIINSRGFWGDNPATPKQATPEQVAAITARRALSSIDQPQTASLMQAMAFAPPASSPIDRANSTAPIPVRNSRPAARSAAPAPETASPAAKSGQSQDGLITMATRLSAAKGPDSTWMRAIMLTPSASSSMSVTKMGDPDLTVMRSYFVKPQIALAMSFAADPSPGLSYDQFTGPAIIKLETKSFTMRAAALR